A region of the Hydra vulgaris chromosome 12, alternate assembly HydraT2T_AEP genome:
AACATCTAATTTAGAAGTAGATATTACGCAACAATGTTTATATTCAAATAACTTGTCTTTAGCTGTTCACGATAACGAACCTGTTTGcacagttttttattaaatttgatgaaATCAATGGTATTTTTGAAGATTCcgcttattttatttctaaactaaGAAGTTATTCTAATCTGCCCCTAACcactatattaaaaattgtggATGCATGTTCAGACTTTGTGTCATTAATTGTAACAGGAATTAGTAATGAGACTCAAGTAATTTTGACAAACACGGTCTCCAAAATGAGGAACataataatttctttgaaaatatcTCACGCCTCAAAAGACCTTTTCAAGGTTTAGAAAGTTtgcataaacaaacaaattattttgaaaagaaaggatattatataaaaccaaaatcaTATCCAATAGGTCATTTTATAAGCACTCAAAGAACATCTAAAGGAATGGTTTGCTCAACTTGTGTTGCAACAGGGCAATATGTTTCATTAAAGCAGTGTCTTGAAGTTTTTCTTTGTCTTCCCGGTGTACTTGATGAAATAAGAAGTAATTTAAAACCGTCTACTAATGGTTTAGTTTCAGACTTTAAAGATGGAGAGTTGTGGAAAAATCATCAATTACGTCTTCAACATGTTCATTCCCAAAATACTTTTGTAAttccagttttttgtttttttgatgatttagaAATTGCTAATCCATTAGTTTCACATAGCACTGTTCACAAAATCAGAGCTTTGTGTAcaattctaaaatgtttaaaaccacTACATAACTCAAAACTTGAGAATATCTTGTTAAGTGCAATTATATATTCTTCTGATCgcattaaatattcaaataaagatGCATTTTCTATATACATCAAAGAAATGACAGAATTAGAAACAAAAGGCTTTACTATAAAAATAGATggtaatgaatttaaaatatatgttgttCTTGCTCAAATTATCGGTGACAATCTTGGTTTAAATGGAGTGTTAGGTTATGTGGAAAGTTTTACTGCCACATACCCATGTAGAATATGCAAAATGAAACGTAAAGACTTTGATAGTATTTTTGTTGAATCTGAACCTGTTCTTAGAACTAAAGAATGTTACAATTACGACGTTTCTTTACATAATTGTTCCCTCAATGGTAAAAAGGAAAAGtgttgctttaataaaattccATCATTTCAtgttaatgataatatttattgtgatattaattatttgatttgTTAGAAGGCATTTGCaaacatgtttttcaaaaaatgttaaactatctagtatttcagaaaaaattctTCAATTTAGGTGACATAAATAGCagaatgaaaaaattttcatacgATCACTCATCAATTCCTTCATGTCCCActgataatcaaataaaaaatggttcaaTTAATATTGGTGCAATTGAAATGCTAAATTTGGTTTTAAGCTTTCCTTTGTTAGTTGGAGATTTAGTTCCTTTCGATGACAATGTTtgggttgtttttttattgttaagacAAATTGTCCTTTACTCATTTGGTTTGCATTTTAGTAAACCTGATTTATTGTATTTTGGTTCTCTTGTCACTGAATTTTTACAGGAATACTGTTTTGTGTTTAAGTGTGGCTTAACTTTGAAGTTTCATAACCTTATTCATTATccacatattattaaaatgcttGGTCCGCTAAGTCATATGTGGGTAATGCGTTGTGAAGGTAAATTAAGAGGTTTTAAGCGGACTGCTTCATCTGTgggaaatttcaaaaatgtttgcaaaacaGTAGCTATTAGACACCAAATGGATCAGTCAACTCGGTTCATAGCAAAACATggcttaaaaaataatgaattttgtgTTGCTAAAACTGTTCCTATTTTACTTTTCCATGTGATTGATGGACAAGCTATATTAGAATTGATAGGTAGTTATGGGTTGTACAGAGAAATTTTCCAAACAAAGAGTGTTTCTGTTAACTTCGTTAACTTTAAAATTGGTGATGTCGTTATTTATGCAGTTGAAGAATTATATCCTGTATTTTGCAAAGCTTGCAAGCTTTTGAGGTTGACATTGAAACAgagttaattgttttaaattgctcTCACTTTGATAACATTATCTCACCTTGGCCATTAAAACTacgaaatttaaataaaaataaatacgtTTCATTAATGCACAAAATATAACTACTGATTTTGTagcgttttaatttttttaatttttttgtaaataaaaaacatttatataattatttgatgTACTTTAGCGCAAGATTGAAAAGTCttgttgtttaaaagagaaatgACCTTTTCAAACTaaattggaaattaaaaaaaaactgaaaatattcaGATGGGGGCAATAATACTTTACATATAAATAcctataaacaatatttataggtaaatatttaagtttatagaattttacattttttgttatacgTTATAACGTTTCAATGGTTATAACTTATAACCATTGAAACTTGTGCGATTGAAGAAACCTATTATTCTTTCTGTGACACAagttttaaatgactttaacttttaaaatatataaattttaaaattctttaaacaatgtcaaatgaaaacaatgaaaattttaaaattctttaaacaatGTCTTTACTTGAAACTAAATAGGTATTTGTAGGTAGTATGTAAGGTGTTATTGCCATCTGAATCCATctgatcattttttatttatttataatttagtttacaaagcttattttgtttttaaaaaagcttttcaatCCTGctctttattttgtttcttgaagttttaaacaaatatttatttactatataaatgtatttgtattttctgtttttagtgaactgattttatgttttcaaaGTATGTACATGCTTTGAATACATAAAATCAGGCATTGCAGGAGCAATTGCCCCATGCAATAACCCCCACCGGTGTTGACGGCCATggtatttatttcaaaacaataaattacttttttgtattacattaaataattgactagttttcatttaatatttattggtgcattttatattataatatataacccTATACACTATTATAGTATACTATAAGTTTAGCTATAACTTTAAAAAggatatattttcattattttatttttcggcttttttagtcatttagtgttattttttccaaataaatttatataaatgatataatgtAATACAAATTTCTagtaatgaattttttttttcttttactttatttttcttcatttttatagtGTCATTAAAAATGAAGGATAAAAAAGGGAGTAGTAGAATGCAATGTCTCAAACCAAGTTGTGATTGTGATGAATACACAAAATAGAAAGACTTTGATTTGTGTGCCTATTGTGATCATGCACCAGTTTTACATAAAGGTATTtttaacaagtatttttatataataatatttcttaataattatagaaatattacatataacacaatattttatatactttagtGGAAGACAATTTTAATCTTGTTGAAGATGTTGAGTTAGCTCATTTCTCTAAGAGCAATGCAATACAGAATACATTTTCCGGTACaggtattatttttataattttttgtcatGTTTCAAACTTCACATAGCTACAATAAGCGATGAAAGTAATGAAAAGCAAATCATTATAAACTCAAATTACTTGTTACTggtttttaggttttaaatattacataaacaagattttttcaaaaatatacctaatattttataaataatatttagcttCTATCAGTATGTCTAACATGTTAGTTGAACCTCAAAACTGTACAAAAGAAAATGGAGATGCTACCTTTGGTATTTGCcttgcatattaaaaaaataaattattagtggctttaacgtttttaaatattttaaaagagtatacttaaaacacttgatttttttatgtaataatgttTCTCACTCTCACATTACTAGTATTACTGTTTGCAACCCATGTCAATAATGATATTATTTGATTATAGAACCAGCTATTTTGAGCCGAAGcgaaatagtttttaataacaagGTAATGAGCCCAATGAAAAAGCAGTGCATACAGCAAGCTAAGCCATTCCAAGATTCAACTGGTAAAGTAGTTTCTGTATCAAAAACTGTACTTTATCATAAAAGCAATACTCTCTTTGAGGTTTGacgtatttttctttatattgtttaactatAACTATATAATTTCTGTGgaagaaaatattataatacttaATTAGCATTATTGTTAACATATCATTAATCAtcataattttagttataagttatattttgtttaattaacactgaaatattatttatgaatttaaCAGAATGGCTTAGCCCCGATCCTAAATTCTTGCACAGATGGAATGATTGTGTTAAGTGCTTCAAATCTAACATTTAGTTTACGCAGCAAATTGGCTGGCATAGTAGTCAACCATATCATTCAAAGGAAAGGTTTgcagtaagtaaaaaaattattagattttaaatattatttacaaacctcggaattaaaaaaattaattcagcaATAAATTGCCAGCCTTAAACTGTTTAAGGTCGGCATCAggtttgcaaaaacatttatttacaaaggTTTCAccataaaaaatagaaacaagaTTGGCATAAGATCGGCGACTTAAATCACTTTAAGGTCGGCAGATAGGCCAACTCTAATTACGAGGGctgtattcatatatatatattatatagaatatttatatatatatatatatatatatatatatatatatatatatatatatatatatatatatatatatatatatatatatatatatatatatatatagaaatcgTCCAACTAATGCAGATGTCTGTGTATCAGCAAATGCCATTATTTCACATTTTCCTTCAGAAAAGATTGTAAGTAACTTTCAGAGTTATGTGTTAATGTGATCTGtatgatttttaatgaaattgtaGTTATAGCTATTTATGTTTAATTCGTTCTTTGTTAGGAAACATGGTATACTGCtcctacaaataaaaaaactatagctGGTGGAAAGTTGACAGAAAAGTTTTGCAACACATGGCCAAATAATAAATCAGTTGGTATCTTAAAAAGTTCTAATGACCAACAATTAGTTGAAGAACATGATATTAGTGATAGTATGCTTTATATgatttagttattataaatagtatattgtgttttatatttttagtaaattttatatatatctgtatgaagatataagtctttttttttttggttcttgttttattttgcccaaaaaaacgttttttggcCCAAAAAACTGAGGGCttcgatttcttttttttgtgggTATTTTTGGGGTTTTGCCTTAAAAACTactatttctctttttttatacattaaaatgattttaaattttatttttggtgatagttattaaatacttgttttatttcCTCCATTTAGCATATCATATTTTCAGTGTTGTTTCAGTTTAGCAATTGTTTAATTACTTactttatatttagttaaaaaagaaaattaaaaaattaattagaaaaaaaaaatttaataattcttataagtaaagaaaaataagtaaaattaataaaataataaataaagtattttttttttcaagaaaaaaaaataaaaggcaaaaatctagaaaaaatagTTAGCAAATAAATAACTGTTTAGCCATTTTCTCATAAAttcataaagataaaaaatttcttacctCTTTGGCTAAACACTCTGCTTACACAAAATTAGTAAACAAATATACCATAAGAGTTGATAAAAGTCCAAAAAACCTACACCAAAACccaaaaaatgcttaaaaaacgGACGAAAAAAACACGACAgcaagaaaacaagtttttttgcaACACTATATCTGCAGATATATAGATacatgtatctatatatataaatattatatatctgACAGATTGACAGTcagaatttttgataatttatgaTTTGATAAAATGATAGCATAGATAATGATAAATGATAGCATTCATCTTTGTATTATTCTATATGATATAATTAGAAAcatctttagttttttaataaacatttaaaaatttatatagaagAAGAAATTCAAGATGACCTTAATTGGCTTAAGTT
Encoded here:
- the LOC136088450 gene encoding uncharacterized protein LOC136088450 — translated: MSNMLVEPQNCTKENGDATFEPAILSRSEIVFNNKVMSPMKKQCIQQAKPFQDSTGKVVSVSKTVLYHKSNTLFENGLAPILNSCTDGMIVLSASNLTFSLRSKLAGIVVNHIIQRKGLQNRPTNADVCVSANAIISHFPSEKIETWYTAPTNKKTIAGGKLTEKFCNTWPNNKSVGILKSSNDQQLVEEHDISDKEEIQDDLNWLKFNNQPWTEVCHKWKSTSKFRLKSFQLGTKDIPNFKHLLDLKADALVNINFTELSMQRNYEHCNNFMFKKIPLHAKKLIGLVAKKHSVQDGVEEETAALLAIV